AAGTATAGTTCTTATTCTTAACAGTTGTTAAGATTGATCtttaacatgtttttatacattttcagcTTTGAAAACTCCTCCAGCCTATTTCGAACAATGCAAGCAACTAGAGAGGGCGAAAACTGGAGACTTATTAAAAGCAAAAATTCAACGGCGTCCCGATCGACAGGAACTTGAGAGGAGACACATACTGGAACAAGTAGGTGTAATgtcatttttctgaaatattttatgaaccaCGAGTAAGCTGAGATTAATTACCCACTCTAATTCCTTCCTCATTTGTGAAAGGAAAGAAGGAAATGCGACACAAAAATGAATTATGATTAATTTCGTTTCAGGAGAGCCATGTAGACCCCAGTTTAGCAGAGAAACAACGCATGCTGAAGAAAGCACGTTTGGCAGATCAACTCAACGACCAACTGTCTCACAGGCCTGGGCCTCTTGAGTTGATAAAGAAGAATATACTACACACGGAAGAGACCATAGAAACTGCTGTTAAGAGTGGAACTCTAGCGTTCAAGGCGACCAGTGAGGGTGCATCTGGACGACCTCAACATCCTTCCTCGTATTGCGGACCTCCTGAGGAAGTATCCCCGTCACCTTCGCCGCCGTCAACGTTATCCCCCgtcagtgtcgcgtcgccgcCGCAACACCCGGCGCCCGGCAAGGATAAGAACAGAAAGAAGAGCAAACAAAAACAGCAACCTAAAGCGAGATTTAAATTCCATGAATATAAAGGTCCCCCGAATGCAGCGAAGGCATCATCACCTCCCGGTTCGGTGGAGACGCCGTACGAGCTGCTTCTCCAGCAGCAACAGTTGCTCCTGCAGTTGATGCTGCCCGCGTCGCCCGCGCCCTCGTCCGCCGCGTCCGTGGCGTCCGACTCCTCCGACGCGtaccccgcgccgccgccgccgccgccactgCCCGTGTCCGGCGGCACGCTCGTCAGCTCCGCGCGCTTCGAAGATATGAAAGTCTCAGACTTGCGAGCTGAATGCAAACGGCGCAACCTCCGAGTCTCCGGCCCGAAGCCACAACTGATCGACCGCTTGCGGCCATTCCTTGTGGAGAAACAGGAGGAACCGCCAAAATCACCGGCGTCGGTCGCGTCGTTCGTATCGATGGCCTCTCCAGAAGTCAAACTAGAGCCCGAGGCGCCCGAAGACATCGTTCAATCGCAGCGGCGGCTAATCGAAGAATTGGAGCGGAAGTTGGAAGCGTCTCGTCAGCAGCTAGAAGCCGTGCGTCGcgaggcggcgggcgcggcggccaGCGACCAGAGCCGGCGCCTGCTGCAGGCGCACCTGTGCGTGACGCAGCTGCGCGCGCAGCTGGACGCGCTGCAGcaggcgccgcccgcgcccgcgccgccgcgctaCGTGCTGGCCGCCTCCGACGCCGCGCCCGACCGCCTCGTGCGCCTCTTCACCGTcacgccgcccgccgccgccgccgacgtCGCCGACGCCGCGCCTCAGAAAACCGCCAACCCTGCCTACATACTGAACGGCGTTAAAGTGGTGCCCATCGCCATCCTGCCCACGGCCCACTACGAGCCCGAGCGGGCCGCCCCTCCGCCCCCGCCCCCGCCTCCGCCTCCTCCACCTCCCATGCCGCAAATTTCTCTAACACCGGACGTTCACGATGCCGAGAATAGTCAAATTATGGATGACGTCCTTGAGATCCTTGTAGAGAACGGTGAATTGCCACCTTCGGCTGTCGGTGAAGTAACAGTCACTCCATCATTGGATACAAGTTATGTTTCTAACGGACCGACCACGTTTGCTCCGACAGATGTTCTCACAGACGACGTTCTTAACGACAATCACGTTAGAGATTCGCTCGCCGCAGATGAATTGCAGAGGGAACTTGATGatattcaaaatgaaatcatGAATCATGCAGACTTGCAAGCCGTCAATGCTAGCAATCGATGCCAAGTCGACTCGTCCACAACAGACATAGATACCGATATCACAGTGGATTTGCTGTCTAATGGGGAATTTCACACTGATTTTGGTTCAGATCCTAATTCTGTGGACAACGATGACTTTTTCGGCAGCTTACTATCGTGCGATGGCGGGGACCGGATAGAAGATAAATCACAGGCCATGGATATCGGCGAGGACGTACCGGAAAGAATGAGTATGACTCCTTTAACGAACGGGGACATATTGGATCACACGCGAACCGGTTTCGAATATATGGACGACTTGTCGTTGCCGTCGTTCCAGAACGAGGAGTCCCGGCACGACACGTTCGGCGAGCGCGCGTGCGAGTTCGACCTGAAGGAGTTCGGCATCGACACGGCGGCGCACATGACGGTGGACGGCGACGCGTGCGACTACATGGACACGGAGCTCATCCCCAACCTGTTCGGGCGCGGGCACGTGCCGCAGTGCGACCCGCTGCTGGGCGGCGTGGcggcccgcgccgcgccgctggcgccgcgcccgcgcaaGCACTACTCGTGGGACCGCATCGAGTATGACGCCACCTGACCGCCGCCCGCCGCACAACTGCTTACCCTATGATCTCTCACCGCCTCTTGTCTCCGCGGCTCTACATTTTCTCGCGAGTGACGGTTCCGTGTACATAAGAGTGACCTCCATCGACTAATGGACGATGTGTACGTGGTATTGTACAGTAAATGTTTCTTACTTCGGATCAGTCGCTGCGGAGTGGTGATGATCGAAGCGCTAGTCTACTCTCGTGACACGTTCTTCCATAGTGTTGACTTTATTGAAAACTATAAGAGATGTTGTGAAACACAAAGTGTTTACATTTTACATAGAACTGTATGATTTACTTTATTAGTATATAGTATATATGTACTTAATGCTGTATGTAACGTTTGTGTCGCTAGCTGATAATAGTTGAATGTTTCATTTACTTCACTAGTGAGTGATTGCGCGTCGCCGTCGCGTGCAGACATACTTGGCTCACATAATACGATAAGtccgttttatttaatatttataggcataattattataatctacTTATGTATATATTGAGATTAATAATACTCAACATAGTTGTGGATTTCTGCATTCCGCCCGATGACTAAAACTTAGGGAAAAAATTATCATAAgaaaagttgtttttgtttagtcACAGTCAATCTATGAGTCACCTGGTCACGTACACATtgtgttaattataattatacgaTAAAAAAAGCTTATGATTGATGTTGTGTCAATTGTTAAAATCGCTTGACGCTGTCCCTAGCGCATGGATAGCTATTTCCCAAATCAATAAGTGACATTCCAGTCTTGTTGAAGTGCAAAGTGTGGCACAAGAGCACTTGTCTCTCGCatcatgattatttattttaacaattttgacCAAATTATAAAAccattgtttatatttagtgAAAATTGTAAAATGTAGCAAAATACCAGAGAACAAGGTGCACATTCACAAGCCATCGTCATGGGTGGGACCAGCTTGGGAACAATGT
Above is a window of Helicoverpa armigera isolate CAAS_96S chromosome 11, ASM3070526v1, whole genome shotgun sequence DNA encoding:
- the LOC110380340 gene encoding uncharacterized protein LOC110380340 isoform X2 — protein: MPVRHRELGDELAPPEPKRCRHCDESRSSCGGGGDSEGSEGRASWRVTLDHDLVETLSAIYPEWFKPQHRRERSRAASPVSPASPPRTPATPPSDDTFSSGAEEMAGRQASSSGASEMPSSPRVSPPKVVVDDSPLQPAMTKHKESLKVKLMMRRPINQLVAQGIMPPLKTPPAYFEQCKQLERAKTGDLLKAKIQRRPDRQELERRHILEQESHVDPSLAEKQRMLKKARLADQLNDQLSHRPGPLELIKKNILHTEETIETAVKSGTLAFKATSEGASGRPQHPSSYCGPPEEVSPSPSPPSTLSPVSVASPPQHPAPGKDKNRKKSKQKQQPKARFKFHEYKGPPNAAKASSPPGSVETPYELLLQQQQLLLQLMLPASPAPSSAASVASDSSDAYPAPPPPPPLPVSGGTLVSSARFEDMKVSDLRAECKRRNLRVSGPKPQLIDRLRPFLVEKQEEPPKSPASVASFVSMASPEVKLEPEAPEDIVQSQRRLIEELERKLEASRQQLEAVRREAAGAAASDQSRRLLQAHLCVTQLRAQLDALQQAPPAPAPPRYVLAASDAAPDRLVRLFTVTPPAAAADVADAAPQKTANPAYILNGVKVVPIAILPTAHYEPERAAPPPPPPPPPPPPPMPQISLTPDVHDAENSQIMDDVLEILVENGELPPSAVGEVTVTPSLDTSYVSNGPTTFAPTDVLTDDVLNDNHVRDSLAADELQRELDDIQNEIMNHADLQAVNASNRCQVDSSTTDIDTDITVDLLSNGEFHTDFGSDPNSVDNDDFFGSLLSCDGGDRIEDKSQAMDIGEDVPERMSMTPLTNGDILDHTRTGFEYMDDLSLPSFQNEESRHDTFGERACEFDLKEFGIDTAAHMTVDGDACDYMDTELIPNLFGRGHVPQCDPLLGGVAARAAPLAPRPRKHYSWDRIEYDAT
- the LOC110380340 gene encoding uncharacterized protein LOC110380340 isoform X1, whose amino-acid sequence is MSKIERSGGERRGTLTASSYRTNSQDERESRSSCGGGGDSEGSEGRASWRVTLDHDLVETLSAIYPEWFKPQHRRERSRAASPVSPASPPRTPATPPSDDTFSSGAEEMAGRQASSSGASEMPSSPRVSPPKVVVDDSPLQPAMTKHKESLKVKLMMRRPINQLVAQGIMPPLKTPPAYFEQCKQLERAKTGDLLKAKIQRRPDRQELERRHILEQESHVDPSLAEKQRMLKKARLADQLNDQLSHRPGPLELIKKNILHTEETIETAVKSGTLAFKATSEGASGRPQHPSSYCGPPEEVSPSPSPPSTLSPVSVASPPQHPAPGKDKNRKKSKQKQQPKARFKFHEYKGPPNAAKASSPPGSVETPYELLLQQQQLLLQLMLPASPAPSSAASVASDSSDAYPAPPPPPPLPVSGGTLVSSARFEDMKVSDLRAECKRRNLRVSGPKPQLIDRLRPFLVEKQEEPPKSPASVASFVSMASPEVKLEPEAPEDIVQSQRRLIEELERKLEASRQQLEAVRREAAGAAASDQSRRLLQAHLCVTQLRAQLDALQQAPPAPAPPRYVLAASDAAPDRLVRLFTVTPPAAAADVADAAPQKTANPAYILNGVKVVPIAILPTAHYEPERAAPPPPPPPPPPPPPMPQISLTPDVHDAENSQIMDDVLEILVENGELPPSAVGEVTVTPSLDTSYVSNGPTTFAPTDVLTDDVLNDNHVRDSLAADELQRELDDIQNEIMNHADLQAVNASNRCQVDSSTTDIDTDITVDLLSNGEFHTDFGSDPNSVDNDDFFGSLLSCDGGDRIEDKSQAMDIGEDVPERMSMTPLTNGDILDHTRTGFEYMDDLSLPSFQNEESRHDTFGERACEFDLKEFGIDTAAHMTVDGDACDYMDTELIPNLFGRGHVPQCDPLLGGVAARAAPLAPRPRKHYSWDRIEYDAT
- the LOC110380340 gene encoding uncharacterized protein LOC110380340 isoform X3, whose amino-acid sequence is MAGRQASSSGASEMPSSPRVSPPKVVVDDSPLQPAMTKHKESLKVKLMMRRPINQLVAQGIMPPLKTPPAYFEQCKQLERAKTGDLLKAKIQRRPDRQELERRHILEQESHVDPSLAEKQRMLKKARLADQLNDQLSHRPGPLELIKKNILHTEETIETAVKSGTLAFKATSEGASGRPQHPSSYCGPPEEVSPSPSPPSTLSPVSVASPPQHPAPGKDKNRKKSKQKQQPKARFKFHEYKGPPNAAKASSPPGSVETPYELLLQQQQLLLQLMLPASPAPSSAASVASDSSDAYPAPPPPPPLPVSGGTLVSSARFEDMKVSDLRAECKRRNLRVSGPKPQLIDRLRPFLVEKQEEPPKSPASVASFVSMASPEVKLEPEAPEDIVQSQRRLIEELERKLEASRQQLEAVRREAAGAAASDQSRRLLQAHLCVTQLRAQLDALQQAPPAPAPPRYVLAASDAAPDRLVRLFTVTPPAAAADVADAAPQKTANPAYILNGVKVVPIAILPTAHYEPERAAPPPPPPPPPPPPPMPQISLTPDVHDAENSQIMDDVLEILVENGELPPSAVGEVTVTPSLDTSYVSNGPTTFAPTDVLTDDVLNDNHVRDSLAADELQRELDDIQNEIMNHADLQAVNASNRCQVDSSTTDIDTDITVDLLSNGEFHTDFGSDPNSVDNDDFFGSLLSCDGGDRIEDKSQAMDIGEDVPERMSMTPLTNGDILDHTRTGFEYMDDLSLPSFQNEESRHDTFGERACEFDLKEFGIDTAAHMTVDGDACDYMDTELIPNLFGRGHVPQCDPLLGGVAARAAPLAPRPRKHYSWDRIEYDAT